The genomic interval CCTCGACTAAACGATGTAATAACTCTTCATTCAAATCCTCAAATGTCAGAATGCTCTTAACAACACTAAATAGCTTCTGCAATTGTTTACTATCCACCGTTTCTTCATTACAGTCGTTTTTCAAACTTAATATCCCTACATAATAAGTTGTTTGGAATTGCGTCATAACGTGTCATTGAATAGCCCGTATAGGTGTTCTATGTCTCTATTAAATGCTTTTTGCACTAGAGCCTCTGCTATCTCAGCAATGAAAATGTATCGCAGCCATTTGTATTGCTCTTTAACTCTCGAATTCCACTGAAAAAACACTCAATGGGGGCGAATGATAAATGGATCAATGATTTTATTAAATCTTATTTTTACTTACATCAGATTTTGACCAAACCGCCCACCCAAGTCCAATGTAGAAAAGACCCCAGACGACTGCAATATAATCCCCTGTGAACGGTATAAAAGACAGGATGACAAAAAGAATCATCAAAACCCCAGCCCAACTTGGCAACATCTTAGCTCGTAGTGTAACAAAACCTAATATAATATAACCCAAGCTTATACCAATCAGCATAACTAGTCGGATAGGCATAATAGGGCCTGGTAAGTCTTGCTCTAATATTTGTGGTTGCATCAAGGCAGTGTTAACAAAAAGGGAAATTAACACCATACTGCAGACAATTATATTCCCTAAAGAAGTGATAATAAATCCGATAAAGCCTAGTATACCGGTTTTCTCCGCTTGATAAAGGTAAATTCCGACTGTACCGAGGATTATAAAAATGGATCCTGTTACTCCGCCAATGAGAAGAGCAACTATATTATCCACTCCCCACGCTAACTCTATTGGGGTCATCAACGCCCTACATACCCCACCCAATACAGCACACAACCCCAGCCAACGAATTACATTAGATATCAACATGCTGTTTCACCCCCGGAGAAAATTTCCTTATAAGTTTATTCATCTAATGAAAGAATATTCAGAAAACTAAATTCATTCGGATTATATAACAATAACCTTCTATTTCTATAATTTAAATTATAGAAATAGAAGGTATTTTTCAGGTGTTTAAACAACTTCTTGTTTCTCCTAACTCAAGCAAATAATTTTCGTTTTCGACCCTCTGCAGAGTTTTATTCCCCTTTGTCTTATTGGTTCTAGTGCAAATATGACTTGTTAGACACATAGAATCTCGATATCCTTTTCATCTGTGAATGATAATGCTGCTCCAAATAATTTACGTATGAATTCAATCTCGCTTTGGACAGACTTCACCCCTTGTTGAAGTTGTCCTTTTTTCAGCATATGCATGTTGTTCCTTACTCGAAAAAGAAAAAAGTATTACTTATGCTCCGACAAATAACGCCGCTTGAGAAATTGCGATGAAAAATGCAACATTTTGAATTGGACTCTCTTCTTCTATTTGTAATGTCATCTGGAATTGTTCATCTATAAAATCAGCCTTCCATTTTGCAATTACTCGTTCTTCATAGACGAACTGTGACCATTCTTCCATTTCTTTATCGATTCTAATTTTATGGTTACCCTCGAGTATTGTCAGGGTTGGAATGCTAAGACGCCAATTTTCATATGTAATAATCACTTTCTTATTTGTAATTAAATTCGTTCCTTCAAACCACATTCTACCTTTTTGCACAATCTTTTTACAGCTGAATATTTTACTGCCATCGTTGTTTTTTACATCGTATTGTACAAAATAGCGATATTCAAAAACACGATCGACAAACTTTTTTAGGCCGTTACTATACTGACGTTGTACGTAACAAACTACTTCACCTGATTCATCGATTACAGCATGTTGATCGGTTGATTCAATTTGTTGCGGATGAGTATATTGATAAATTCTCATAAATTCTCCTTTTAATAGTAAATCCATTACAGCTTATTCACTAGCACTATATTAGTATAGGTGCAATTAAAGAATGAATAAAGCTACCATTTCTACATCCATTTAAGGTTCTGGTGCAAACGTGACTTGTATTTACAAATTAATTGCCATTGCGTCGAAGTTTTTGCACCTAAACCGGGATTTTTTTATAAACAATCAAACTGATGATGTTTTAAGCCGCACTATTTAAAATAGCAAAAATTGAAGTTTCTTTTTATGTGAAAAAATCAGAGGTGTCTTAAAAGATTGAACGTTAAGGTAATATATCTCTCTATTTTATAAATATTGGGTTGAATATGACATTAATATAGGGATAATGTCATAATTCCACCTTATTTGTAATGATATTTATCAAACTAAAAAGAAATGTAACGGAATCGTTCTGTAAAACGAGTATCAGCTCATGTTAGTGTAATACCAACGAGGCCACAGGAGGTAGCACCCATGAAAAACACTTACATGAAAACATTAGTTTTAACTTGTGTAGCTACATTTACATTTATAGGGCTACAAAATAGTACGGTCGAGGCTATTACCAAATATCAAGTTGTAAAAGGAGATAGCCATTGGAAACTTGGACAACAATATGGTATAACCATTGATGATAGAAAACAAGACCATAATCGTCATGACGATTGGATTTATACAAAAGAAATGTTGCAAATTCCGAATAAATTAAAAGTAGTATCCATACAATCATCAAAACCTGAAATAGAAAGGCCAAAAAAAGAACCAGAGAAACCGGCCATTTCAATTTCAAATAAAGAGAAAGACTTATTTGCCCGATTGGTAGAAGCTGAAGCAAAAGGTGAATCATATAAAGGAAAAGTAGCAGTTGCGACTGTTGTATTAAATCGAGTGGATTCTCCTGAATTTCCAAATAATATTACAGATGTTATTAATCAAGTAGTAGGCAATAGCTATGCTTTTTCACCTGTTCAAAATGGTGAAATTAGTAAACCCGCATCAGATGAGTCGAAACGAGCAGTGGATGAAGCATTAATGAGGAAAGATCGTTTAAATAATTCAATGTATTTTTATAACCCAGATATTGCAACCGATGATTGGATTCGTACTCGTAACGTCGTGAAGACAATTGGTAATCATGTATTTGCAAAATAAAATAATGAATAAAGAGCCGTCCACCGTTATATTTAGGTAATACATGATAAAGTCAATAAAATCATAGGCAGGAACATATTTGATATGTACAATATGTTCCTGCCTTTTTGTTATGGCTGTTTTAGAATAAAGTTTAATCAAATGGATACTAATAACTTCAATAAATGAACAAGAGGAAAGAGCGTGTTTTGAAAATTCATACTCTGATTCAATCTTATTCATTAGGATTTTAAATTCTTCATTTTTCATTCATGGTATCTATATCATTATTTTATATGCTAATCTATAATTATCACCAATAATTCCTAAATGATAAATATGATAGTTTTATTATTTTCATCTACCTACATCATCCTTTGGCTGATATTATTCCTGAATAGAAAGGAAAAGGGCCTACGCTATTACTATGCCATAAAGGAGTTGTTATCACCGTAATGGGCATCTTTCGTTCTATCTTTACTAACATATTATCTCTATTTGCTCAAGTATTTAAAATTCAACAACATTGGATATGGGAAGTCTTAAGTTTATTGATGAGTATTGTGGCTATCGGACTTTTGATATGGGGATTAATTGCCCTATTTTCACATAAGGAAGAAGCTATTACAAACAAATATAAACGAATCATATATAACGTTTCTTTTTATTCTTTAGTAGGATTACAAATTGGCTTTCTTTTATTTTTTATGGGCTTTATTGGGATAAGTATCTTGGTTATCGGACTTTTAATTTTGGGATTGGTTGCCCTATTTTCACATAAAGAAGAAACCATTATAAACAAATATAAACGCATATTGTATAGCGTTTCTTTTTATTCTTTAGTAGGGTTACAAATTGTCCTTCTCTTATTTTTTATAAGTCGGATTGGAATTACCATTTATATCGCAAGTTCCGATTCCAAACTAAAGGATTACACTTTTGATGCTCAAGCACTGCAATATGAATTAACGAATATTTTTATCTACGATCAAAAAGGAAATCCAGTATATAAAGTCGTTCATAATAGTACCAACAGAGATGTTGTGACGTTAGATGAAATGCCTACTCAACTACAACGTGCGTTTGTGGATGTTGAAGACAAACAATTCTATCAACACATCGGTGTATCCATTGAAGGATACATTCGTGCCTTTTTTTATGAAATGATTCGTCCATCACAAAAAATGCACGGAGGAAGTACCATTACACAACAATTGATTAAAAATGTGAACGGGGACATATACAATAGAAATGTCTTACACAAATTTCAAGAAGCCCTTTTATCCATCATTATCGAGAGCAAATATAGCAAAGAAGAAATTCTCGAAATGTATTTAAATCGGATTTATTTAGGAGAAGGCGTATATGGGGTAGGTACAGCTGCGAGACAATATTTTAATAAAAACGTTTATGATTTAACCTTAGTTGAAAGTGCGTATTTAGCTGGTTTACCAAAAGCACCTTCTACATATACAGAAGACTTAAAAGCAGGAAATCAACGTAAAAATATTGTCTTGCAAGCAATGAAAGAGAATGAAACCATCACAGAAAACCAATATCAAAAAGCGGTACAACAAACCGTTGTATTGAAACAAGCCAAGACCAAACAGACTTCTGCTTTAGATTCATATGTTGATTATGTATTAAAAGAAGCAAAAGAAGATTATGAACTGAGTGATAAAGATTTACAAAGTAACGGGTATCATATTTATACGTATTTAGATACTGAATTTCAACAGCATATGTACCAAACGGCTCAATCTTTTTCTTACAAAGACGATCGAGAATCCAAAGACAAAAAAGTGCAAGTAGGGATAGCTGCTGTCGATAACGACAATGGAAACATCATTGCTTTATATGGAGGACGGGATTTTGTCAGAGGATATTTAAATCGTTCGTATCAGTATTATCAACCAGGTTCTATTATTAAACCACTTGTTGTGTATGCACCTGCTTTGGAAACAGGAAAATGGAATGCACAATCCGCCGTCGTTGATGAAAAAACAAATTTTAACGGCTATTCTCCTAAAAATGCAGGAGAAAAATATGGAGGCAAAATCACACTAGAACAAGCCATAATTCGTTCAGCCAACATCCCTGCTGTTGCAGTATTTCAAGACATCGGCATAAAAACTGGTGTAAAAGTATTAGAAAAAATGAACATCGAGATACAAGGAAAAGACAAACAGTTACACTTGGCATTAGGCGGAATGGAAAAAGGGGTTACCCCTATTCAAATGGCACAATCGTATGCTGTCTTTCCTAACTACGGATACTTTAAACCAGCGAAAGCCATTAAGTTGATCAAAAATAAAAACGGAGAGTTCGTTCAAAAGAAGGAACAAGCCGAAATAAAAGGTATCGATGTTTTTACATCAGAAACCGCTTATCATATGACTGAAATGTTGCAAAAAGTCATAACCGAGCCAAATGGAACAGGAAAGAACGCTAAAATTGGTGTTCCTGTTGCAGGAAAAACAGGTACAACGGAAGAAGAAGGAACAAATGGAGGAATTCGAGATGCTTGGTTTGTTGGGTATACACCAAATGTGACGATGTCCGTCCATTTAGGGTTTGATCAACCAGGTAAGACCCTCTATCTAACGACTTCAGGTGGCGATAATCCAGCTACCTTATTTGCTCGTATTATGAAAGAATCACGTAAAAATACGGCTTCGGTTGCTTTTCAAAAACCACAAAGCGTGAAAGAAATAGAAGAAAGAACAGCAAAAGAAGCGGAAAATACAAGCCTTATACAAGATTCAAAAAAGAAATTATCTGAAATGAAATCTTCTATCGCTTCCTTTTTCGAACGTTTCGTTCAAAACATTAAAACAGAGTAACTAGATAAAAATAGCAGATCATACGTCTGCTGTCAGACTGTAGACAAACTCAATGAAAATCGAGTTTGCTTACAGTCTGACATTCCAATAGGAATCTATATACCTCTTTCAAAAAATGAAGTAAGGAATCTAATGCCTCATTGGTATGCGATACTTTAAACTTTTTCTGTAAGGCTTCCCCTTATCTAAAAATACTTGAACTTGACTTTCCCCTCTGGAAACATCCAGATCAACTACTGGATTCATTATTTATCTCTTCCTCTCTCAAATTACCTACCAGTAACCCCTAACCATTTGGAGGAAAACGGCGGAAACGATGTATTCGTAAACGGGAATAACTCGCTGATTGTGCAAAACCACTTGCATCAAAACATGCATAACGGGATCTTTGTATGAAGTATGATTAAAACTTTGGTTTCTTTTTGGTTATTTGACTGTACTACGTACGTGAAGCCAAATGGTTACTTTCTCGAATATCGTTCCTGTAATTATAAAGTGACTAGTTAATAAGAATAAACGAAATGTTCATCCCCCTTCACCCCACCTCTGCAATTTCTTCAATAGTGTAGTATGATGAACACCTAGTTCTTTTGCTGCTTTTCTAATAGAGTTATTTCTATTGATGGCTTCTTCTACAATCATTTTTTCATAGTTTTCAATTTGGTTTTTCAAGTTTTTAGGAAAAAGTTTGTATGCAGAATGAAAAATATGTCGAGGCAAGTGCTCGGGTTTGATGATCACCTCTGGAATCGAGACAATTAAGCTTTCCATGATGTTCTTTAATTCACGGATATTCCCTGGCCAATGGTAATCTTGCAAAACTTGTTTCGTCTTCGGTAGAAGTTCCTTTTCAATTCGGTATTGCTCTTTAAAATTATAGAAGAAGTGATCAATTAATACATCGATGTCTCCTAGTCTTTCCCTTAGTGGGGGAACTTCAATTTGAACGACAGCTATTCTATAAAATAAATCCTCTCGAAATTCTCCAGCATGCATTTTTTTCTCTAAATCTCGATTGGTAGCCGAAATAATACGTATATCAATTTTCTTTGATTTATTGCTCCCTATTCTCTGTACCTTTTTATCTTGTATCACTCGTAAAAGCTTAGCCTGAAGCGGTAATGGCATTTCACCAATCTCATCCAACAAGAATGTTCCACCATCTGCTAACTCCAACAAGCCCATTTTCCCTTCTTTCTTTGAACCAGTAAATGCTCCCCCTTCATATCCAAAAAGCTCAGATTCCAAAAGGGCTTCAGGGATGGCCGCACAATTGACTTTTATTAGCGGCTTTTTGTGACGGTCACTCATATGATGAATCAGATTAACAATCTCCTCCTTACCCGCTCCAGAAGGTCCCGTAATAAGAATACTTGTTGGAAAAGGAGCTACTTGTTCCACTTTTTGAACAATTTCCTTCATCTGTGGACTATTAAACAGAAATTGAGACTTCTGTTCTCCTACAAAATCGAATGTAAAACGATGGTTGTTAAGTTTAGAAATCGTTTCAACACGTTCTAAATCATTTTTTAATTGGTTTAAATAAGTTATATCACGAACGCTGGAAACAACCATTTCAATGTTTCCATCCTGATTAAAGACAGGTCTCCCTGTCACAATGACATCCTTTTTTCTACCTAATTTTTGCATTATTGAAAGAGTTTTTTTCTGTTCTAAAACCATTAATGATGCAGACTGATCAATATACCCTTCGTTTATTAAATCCCCCATGTACCTGCCTACAAGATCCTTTCGCTTAAAGCCAGATAATTTTTCATAAGCAGCATTAACATAGAGCGTGATTCCTTCTGGATTCACAATATAAATTCCATCAGGAACAAATTCAAGAACGGTTAATAATCTTTGTATAACGACGGAGGATGGATATTGAATTAAAAGGTTCATTTTCCTCACCTCTCCCTTTTGTGGTGAATTTTTTCTATCTAGCAAAGAAAATTGTAACCACTTTCCACATCTCCATATACATAATTTAACATATTAGTATGAAAATTTTCACCAATTTCGAACTATCGGAATGGGACAAGGCTTTAAGTAGACTTGGCATAGTTTTTGCATTATTACATGTAAGGAAAAGAGGAGGCCTAACAAAAGACTTTTTATTCATGGTCAATGAATTTTAAATGCTAAATGTTATTCATTTTAATCTATAGGGGGAATCTCAATGGCAAATATTATTCAACCAACTCCAAAACTTTATGTATTGGATACAGGAACAATGAAAATGAACAAAAATTATATGATAGCCATGCACAATCCAGCAAGTATTGATACTCCAAATCCACCTGCTGAGTTTGTAGAATTTCCAGTTTATGCAGTATTAATTGATCATCCAGAAGGGAAAATTCTATTTGACACTGGCTGTAACCCAGAAGGTATGGAAAAAAATGGACGATGGCCTGAAGGAGTTCAAAAGCTCTTCCCTTCCTTTCAAGATGAGTCATGCTATCTGATTAATCGTTTAGAGCAATTAAATACGCGTCCTGAAGATATTAAATATGTGGTTGCTTCCCACCTTCATCTTGATCATGCTGGTTGCTCAGAATTATTTACAAACGCTACCATTATCGTTCATGATACGGAGCTCTCTAATACAATGAAGCAGTATGCGATGACAAAAGACATGGGTGCCTATATATGGGCGGATGTGAATGCCTGGATAAATAATGGGCTAAAGTGGAAGACAGTTATGCCGCATGAAGATGAATTAGAGCTTGCAAAAGGTGTAAAAATATTAAACTTCGGACCTGGACATGCCTGGGGACTACTTGGATTACATGTTCAATTACCTGGTGCAGGCGGAATTATTTTAGCCTCCGATGCGGTATACACATCTGAAAGCTACGGTCCACCAGTTAAAATGCCAGGAATTATCTATGATTCTCTTGGATATTTAAACGCAGTAGAAAAAATTAGAAAATATGCAGAACGAACAAAGTCCCAAGTCTGGTTTGGTCATGATTCTGAGCAGTTTAGGAAGTTTATTAAATCAACGGACGGGTTTTATGAATAATACGAAGTAAAGATTCAACTAGTCTCATGTCATGCTATCGACTATGTTTCATGAGACTACTTTTCTAGATTTCATTTTTGGCGTAAGGAAATGGAGGTACTATCGACTTGATTAATGTAGATACATTATATTTTGGTTCATTTATTAATGGTCATGAGAGAAAGAAAGATGGCAGAAAGGATTTAACGGTATGTAACCCCTATAACAATGAAGTCATTGGAAGAATATCATGCGCAACAGCGGATGATGTAAAAGATGCTGTCGATACCGCACATCGTGTTTTTCAGGATACGATGAAAAAAATGCCCGCATATGAACGCTCTGAAATTTTACGAAAAACGGCGGATCTATTAGAAAGTAAAGCTGAAGCATTTGCCGAATTACTTTCCTTAGAAGCTGGTAAACCAATTCGTGAAAGCAGAGGCGAAGTAGCACGGGCCGTCCAAGTTTTGCGCTTTGCATCTGAAGGAGCCAAGTCTATTTATGGAGAACAGATTCCTATATGCTGGGCAGGCATGTGTTTCGGCACAACGAATCTACGTGCAAGAAAATGTATATGAACAGTTTATAGATAAACTCGTTGCAAAAGTAAAAGCACTAAAAACAGGAAATCCACTGGATGAATCGACAGATATGGGACCCATGATTACAGAAGAAGCAGCCAAACGAGCTGAATTATGGATTAAAGAAGCTGCTGCACAAGGCGCTACAGTATTAACCGGCGGCAATCGTCATAGAGCTATGCTTGAGCCAACCGTCATAGTTGATGTGACACACGAAATGAAAGTTGTTTGTTTAGAAGTCTTTGCACCCATCGTGACTGTAATGCGATTTTCGAAAGAAGAAGAAGTCATTGAACATGCAAATGATACTGATTTAGGATTACATGCAGGTGTCTTTACTTCGGATATAAACAGAGCACTACGGGTAGCAGATGCAATTGAAACAGGCGGTGTTTGGGTCAACGAAGTTTCAGTTCGCCGCTATGACCATATTCCTTATGGCGGTGTGAAAAATAGCGGCATTGGTAAAGAAGGCGTTAAATATGCGATTGAGGATATGACAGATACAAAGTTTTTAGGGATTAAACTATTGTAAGTACTCATATTCTGACTGATTAACTTTAATGAATTCTATTTGAGGGGTTGATGATATGAAAGTACGCTCTGCTGTATTACGTGAATTAGGAGTGGCCACACCTTATGCAAAGAGCCGTCCCATTAAGATTGAAACGCTAGAGCTAGATTCCCCAAAGCATGAAGAGGTTTTAGTTCAGATTAAGGCAGCTAGTCTCTGTCACTCCGATTTATCTGTCATAAATGGAAGCAGACCTAGACCGCTGCCTATGGCATTAGGACATGAAGCTTCAGGTATTGTAGTAGAAGTCGGAGATGGTGTCACAGATTTAGAGTCAGGTGATCATGTTGTTTGTGTATTTGTTCCTAGCTGCGGGCACTGTATCCCATGTAAAGAAGGACGTCCTGCGCTATGTGAACCTGGTGCAGCATCGAATACCGAAGGAACATTAATTAGCGGAGGAATACGATTGCATACAGATGCAGAAGATGTCAATCATCATGTCGGTGTATCCGCCTTTTCAGAATATTCAGTTGTATCAAGGAATTCGTTAATAAAAGTAGAAAAAGATATCCCTTTTGAAAAGCTTGCCCTTTTCGGCTGTGCAGTTATTACTGGAGTCGGTGCAGTTGTTAATACAGCTAATATCAAATTGGGAAGTACAGTCGCAATTGTCGGGCTTGGAGGCATTGGATTAAGTGCCCTTCTTGGCGCAGCAGCTGCAGGTGCCAGCAGAGTTATTGCAGTAGACATTAATGAAACTAAATTAAAGCAAGCAAGAGAGTTAGGAGCAACAGATACATTCAACTCAAAAGATCCTGACATAGTAAAGCTTATTCGAGAAGCAACCGGCGGAGGACTTGATTATGTATTTGAAACTGCTGGTGTTGTCCCTGCAATGGAAGTTGCCTACCGAATAACAAAACGAGGTGGAACTACTGTTACAACAGGACTTCCACATCCAGAACATCATTTTTCATTCCCTTATGTCAGCTTAACAGCGGAAGAAAGAACTTTAAAAGGTTCCTACGTTGGTAGTTGTGTTCCAGATAGAGATATCCCTAACTTTATCAATCTATTTAAACAAAATCGTTTGCCAGTTGATAAATTAGTGACAGATTTTATTTCGTTGGATGAAATTAATGAAGGATTTGATAAGTTAGCAAAGGGTGATTCCTCAAGGATTATTATTAGGTTTTAGGTTGTAATATTATTAATGATAAATTTTCGGAGGTGTTCCTATTAATGAGTCCACCTCCTTATCAATATTAAACTGGACTATGTGGTTCAATCGGTTCTGGTGCAAAAATTTCAAAATATCTGCAGGTAATCTCCCAAACTTGGACATACTGATACTAGTACTCTAAAAAAGGATGTGGTCAGTATGGAAAAGCAAAATCTATTCAAGTGGAAACATTATATTTTATTAACCGTGAGATGGTACCTGCGGTACAACCTCAGTTTTCGTGATTTAGTCGAAATGATGGAAGAACGCGGACTATCTATTGCTCATACACCCCATTAGGAATCTATATATCTTTCAAATAAATGCAGTCTTTGCACCAGAACAAAATGGAGTAATAAGAAAGGGAAAGAGTAAAATTTCACTCTTTCCCTCAACAATTATGCTGTTTGTTTTGTTTCACTTTCTTTAGCATTGCTTTGATTTTTAAAATAACCTGCTGCAAGTATCATGACTGTTACGATAGCTAGAATTGCATACGACATAACCCCATGTGGAATATCAACCAGACTATTTAAACTTTTATCTTTTAAAATCATCTCTCCTGCTGTCCAAGAAAGAATCCCGGCACCCGCATATGCAATCCAGGAGTATTTTTCCATAGCTTTAACAATAAATTTTGAGCCAAAAATCATGATAGGAATACTAATAATTACACCAAGAGCGATCATCCCGATATGACCATGAGCAGCCCCTGCTACAGCGACTACGTTATCCAAGCTCATAACAGCATCTGCAATAATAATTGTTTGAATGGCTTTGGATAGACTATTATGTGACTTAATATCTGTATCCTCTTCACCTTCAACCAATACCTTGTACGCAATCCAGAGAAGAAGGGCACCACCGATAAGATTTACGTATGGGATTTGCAGTAGGTATACAATAATTGCTGCGAATCCAATTCGCAAAATAACAGCTCCTGCTGTTCCCCAGAAAATGGCTTTATTTTGTAATTCTTTGGGCAGATTTCTTGTTGCCATCGCAATTACTACTGCATTATCCCCTGAAAGGATGATATCAATTAGTATAATTTTAAGTAATGCGATTAGCGCTCCCGATGAAACAGCAACAGCAAGTGTTAGAAATAAGTTTTCCATGTTTGTTCATTTCTCCTTTTTATTAAGCAGGTATTATACCTGTAAACCATATAATGATATTTAAAGTTTATTTTGAACCGGTAGTCCATCTCACCCCCCAGTTAAAAGCTCTATCCATCTCTGTATGTCCATTGAAGTATTCCACAACTTTTTTAACACTCATTGTCTGACCGTTTGCACTTTTCAAAAGGGCAATGGTACACATCCCTCTTCCATTTTGGTGTGCGTCTAGTTGTACCACAATATCTGGTCCATTTTGTTGGTCTAACGTCATCATTGATACGAAGATTCTTTTCACTTACGGATGTACCAACTA from Peribacillus asahii carries:
- a CDS encoding aldehyde dehydrogenase family protein, with the protein product MINVDTLYFGSFINGHERKKDGRKDLTVCNPYNNEVIGRISCATADDVKDAVDTAHRVFQDTMKKMPAYERSEILRKTADLLESKAEAFAELLSLEAGKPIRESRGEVARAVQVLRFASEGAKSIYGEQIPICWAGMCFGTTNLRARKCI
- a CDS encoding DUF4368 domain-containing protein gives rise to the protein MKNDCNEETVDSKQLQKLFSVVKSILTFEDLNEELLHRLVEVIEVKDNSEVTIHYQFMNPLSVVV
- a CDS encoding zinc-dependent alcohol dehydrogenase family protein, producing the protein MKVRSAVLRELGVATPYAKSRPIKIETLELDSPKHEEVLVQIKAASLCHSDLSVINGSRPRPLPMALGHEASGIVVEVGDGVTDLESGDHVVCVFVPSCGHCIPCKEGRPALCEPGAASNTEGTLISGGIRLHTDAEDVNHHVGVSAFSEYSVVSRNSLIKVEKDIPFEKLALFGCAVITGVGAVVNTANIKLGSTVAIVGLGGIGLSALLGAAAAGASRVIAVDINETKLKQARELGATDTFNSKDPDIVKLIREATGGGLDYVFETAGVVPAMEVAYRITKRGGTTVTTGLPHPEHHFSFPYVSLTAEERTLKGSYVGSCVPDRDIPNFINLFKQNRLPVDKLVTDFISLDEINEGFDKLAKGDSSRIIIRF
- a CDS encoding transglycosylase domain-containing protein, giving the protein MGIFRSIFTNILSLFAQVFKIQQHWIWEVLSLLMSIVAIGLLIWGLIALFSHKEEAITNKYKRIIYNVSFYSLVGLQIGFLLFFMGFIGISILVIGLLILGLVALFSHKEETIINKYKRILYSVSFYSLVGLQIVLLLFFISRIGITIYIASSDSKLKDYTFDAQALQYELTNIFIYDQKGNPVYKVVHNSTNRDVVTLDEMPTQLQRAFVDVEDKQFYQHIGVSIEGYIRAFFYEMIRPSQKMHGGSTITQQLIKNVNGDIYNRNVLHKFQEALLSIIIESKYSKEEILEMYLNRIYLGEGVYGVGTAARQYFNKNVYDLTLVESAYLAGLPKAPSTYTEDLKAGNQRKNIVLQAMKENETITENQYQKAVQQTVVLKQAKTKQTSALDSYVDYVLKEAKEDYELSDKDLQSNGYHIYTYLDTEFQQHMYQTAQSFSYKDDRESKDKKVQVGIAAVDNDNGNIIALYGGRDFVRGYLNRSYQYYQPGSIIKPLVVYAPALETGKWNAQSAVVDEKTNFNGYSPKNAGEKYGGKITLEQAIIRSANIPAVAVFQDIGIKTGVKVLEKMNIEIQGKDKQLHLALGGMEKGVTPIQMAQSYAVFPNYGYFKPAKAIKLIKNKNGEFVQKKEQAEIKGIDVFTSETAYHMTEMLQKVITEPNGTGKNAKIGVPVAGKTGTTEEEGTNGGIRDAWFVGYTPNVTMSVHLGFDQPGKTLYLTTSGGDNPATLFARIMKESRKNTASVAFQKPQSVKEIEERTAKEAENTSLIQDSKKKLSEMKSSIASFFERFVQNIKTE
- the ahlS gene encoding AhlS family quorum-quenching N-acyl homoserine lactonase, which gives rise to MANIIQPTPKLYVLDTGTMKMNKNYMIAMHNPASIDTPNPPAEFVEFPVYAVLIDHPEGKILFDTGCNPEGMEKNGRWPEGVQKLFPSFQDESCYLINRLEQLNTRPEDIKYVVASHLHLDHAGCSELFTNATIIVHDTELSNTMKQYAMTKDMGAYIWADVNAWINNGLKWKTVMPHEDELELAKGVKILNFGPGHAWGLLGLHVQLPGAGGIILASDAVYTSESYGPPVKMPGIIYDSLGYLNAVEKIRKYAERTKSQVWFGHDSEQFRKFIKSTDGFYE
- a CDS encoding tubby C-terminal domain-like protein; translation: MRIYQYTHPQQIESTDQHAVIDESGEVVCYVQRQYSNGLKKFVDRVFEYRYFVQYDVKNNDGSKIFSCKKIVQKGRMWFEGTNLITNKKVIITYENWRLSIPTLTILEGNHKIRIDKEMEEWSQFVYEERVIAKWKADFIDEQFQMTLQIEEESPIQNVAFFIAISQAALFVGA
- a CDS encoding cell wall hydrolase; translated protein: MKNTYMKTLVLTCVATFTFIGLQNSTVEAITKYQVVKGDSHWKLGQQYGITIDDRKQDHNRHDDWIYTKEMLQIPNKLKVVSIQSSKPEIERPKKEPEKPAISISNKEKDLFARLVEAEAKGESYKGKVAVATVVLNRVDSPEFPNNITDVINQVVGNSYAFSPVQNGEISKPASDESKRAVDEALMRKDRLNNSMYFYNPDIATDDWIRTRNVVKTIGNHVFAK
- a CDS encoding sigma-54 interaction domain-containing protein — translated: MNLLIQYPSSVVIQRLLTVLEFVPDGIYIVNPEGITLYVNAAYEKLSGFKRKDLVGRYMGDLINEGYIDQSASLMVLEQKKTLSIMQKLGRKKDVIVTGRPVFNQDGNIEMVVSSVRDITYLNQLKNDLERVETISKLNNHRFTFDFVGEQKSQFLFNSPQMKEIVQKVEQVAPFPTSILITGPSGAGKEEIVNLIHHMSDRHKKPLIKVNCAAIPEALLESELFGYEGGAFTGSKKEGKMGLLELADGGTFLLDEIGEMPLPLQAKLLRVIQDKKVQRIGSNKSKKIDIRIISATNRDLEKKMHAGEFREDLFYRIAVVQIEVPPLRERLGDIDVLIDHFFYNFKEQYRIEKELLPKTKQVLQDYHWPGNIRELKNIMESLIVSIPEVIIKPEHLPRHIFHSAYKLFPKNLKNQIENYEKMIVEEAINRNNSIRKAAKELGVHHTTLLKKLQRWGEGG
- a CDS encoding aldehyde dehydrogenase family protein produces the protein MENRFLYAGQACVSAQRIYVQENVYEQFIDKLVAKVKALKTGNPLDESTDMGPMITEEAAKRAELWIKEAAAQGATVLTGGNRHRAMLEPTVIVDVTHEMKVVCLEVFAPIVTVMRFSKEEEVIEHANDTDLGLHAGVFTSDINRALRVADAIETGGVWVNEVSVRRYDHIPYGGVKNSGIGKEGVKYAIEDMTDTKFLGIKLL